One stretch of Sinomonas terrae DNA includes these proteins:
- a CDS encoding RES family NAD+ phosphorylase, with the protein MPATTGMYRLHDNRFRTNEFNPGPKGAGRFHFFGTPAVPVLYTAATEAAAVAETLLRNIPVAGGVISYGDYQSKVMAALEIKREVRLASFLGTDLRALKVGPEQLTTTPGQNYPQTRKWAEAAHAAGFDGIAWMSRQDNSDRAYMFFGDRVTEGDFEVVPGSGRIFAVGPDLDWLTDFCAPLHIEVLPGSA; encoded by the coding sequence ATGCCGGCCACAACCGGCATGTACCGTCTGCACGACAACCGGTTCAGGACGAACGAGTTCAACCCCGGACCCAAGGGCGCAGGAAGGTTCCACTTCTTCGGCACACCTGCCGTTCCGGTGCTCTATACCGCCGCTACCGAGGCGGCTGCCGTCGCGGAAACCCTGCTGCGGAACATTCCGGTCGCCGGAGGAGTCATCTCCTACGGCGACTACCAGAGCAAGGTCATGGCCGCCCTGGAGATCAAGCGGGAAGTGCGCCTGGCGTCGTTCCTGGGCACCGACCTGCGGGCGTTGAAGGTGGGTCCCGAGCAGCTGACGACAACACCTGGTCAGAACTACCCGCAGACCCGCAAATGGGCAGAGGCCGCGCACGCCGCCGGCTTCGACGGGATCGCCTGGATGTCCCGACAGGACAACAGCGATCGGGCCTACATGTTCTTCGGTGACCGTGTGACCGAGGGCGACTTTGAGGTCGTGCCCGGTAGTGGCCGGATCTTCGCCGTAGGCCCGGACCTGGACTGGCTGACCGACTTCTGCGCACCCCTGCATATCGAGGTGCTGCCCGGTTCCGCCTAA
- the istB gene encoding IS21-like element helper ATPase IstB, translating to MTITTMQTVVARAHGDPLAEALELTRRLKLPHMRKALTDLIPTAKAQRWDPAELVRVLLAEEVAGRDRANLITRRKSAGFPAGKTFGDWDEELSPIPRPTQEALKSLEWVRRRENLAIYGPSGTGKSHFCEALGHAAVEAGMIVSWFGIEDLGALVRKHRADDSIARALTRVVRSDLIIVDDIGLLPVSPDAAEGFYRLVDAAYERRAMAVSSNLAPAGFDEIMPKTIATATVDRFMHHAHRVETKGESYRLAQAASGKGVTPFR from the coding sequence GTGACGATCACAACGATGCAGACCGTGGTCGCCCGCGCCCACGGCGACCCGCTGGCCGAGGCCCTGGAGCTGACCCGCCGGCTGAAGCTGCCCCACATGCGCAAGGCGCTCACGGACCTGATCCCCACCGCGAAGGCCCAGCGCTGGGACCCGGCCGAGCTCGTGCGGGTCCTGCTCGCGGAGGAAGTCGCCGGCCGCGACCGCGCCAACCTGATCACCCGCCGCAAATCCGCCGGCTTCCCGGCAGGGAAGACCTTCGGCGACTGGGACGAGGAGCTCTCCCCGATCCCGCGCCCGACCCAGGAAGCACTCAAGTCCCTCGAATGGGTCCGCCGGCGGGAGAATCTCGCGATCTACGGGCCGTCGGGGACTGGGAAGTCGCACTTCTGCGAGGCGCTCGGCCACGCGGCAGTCGAGGCCGGCATGATCGTGTCCTGGTTCGGGATCGAGGATCTCGGCGCCCTGGTGCGCAAGCACCGCGCCGACGACTCCATCGCCCGGGCCCTGACCAGGGTCGTGCGCAGCGATCTGATCATCGTGGACGACATAGGCCTGCTCCCGGTCTCCCCAGACGCCGCCGAGGGGTTCTACCGCCTCGTGGACGCCGCCTACGAGCGCCGGGCGATGGCGGTCAGCTCGAACCTCGCCCCGGCCGGATTCGACGAGATCATGCCCAAGACCATCGCGACCGCGACGGTGGACAGGTTCATGCACCACGCCCACCGGGTCGAGACCAAGGGCGAGTCCTACCGCCTCGCCCAAGCCGCCTCCGGCAAGGGGGTGACGCCCTTCCGCTGA
- the istA gene encoding IS21 family transposase has translation MKSNEEIMEILEAYDLTGSYRAAAELAGCDHHTVARYVKLRAAGGPDREKGQRARPIDGFLPKIEELVERSGGRVRADVVHERLVAMGFAGAERTTRRTVAEAKAQFAAGRRRVFRPWIVEPGLWLQWDYGWGPRIGGRATLLWCAWLAWSRFRVVIPIWDKSLPTVVACMDATLRRMGGVPAFALTDNERTVTADHIARVAVRNPQIVEMGRHYGMTVRTCVPADPQSKGGSESTVRISKADLVPTAANLLEEYRTFGQLEKACHDFCDEVNARPHRETRQAPAAMLAAERERLHLLPKAPFTVVFGTTRRVNWDATVSMNGVRYSVPHELANTRVWVREAGEEVIVTSVAERGEAREVARHATGRPGTPVLDDAHYPPRADEAADRQPRATTPEEAAFLMLGAGAKAWLVEAAAAGARRIRAKMAEAVAFAKLYGTDQVDRALGTAATTGRFADRDLVSILGYQAGLAHVEPSRASEAHSLQPGTGGWGRLDGSEPAAADMTGEEEDR, from the coding sequence ATGAAGAGCAACGAGGAGATCATGGAGATTCTTGAGGCGTATGACCTCACCGGCAGCTACCGTGCCGCAGCGGAGCTCGCGGGGTGTGACCATCACACGGTGGCCAGGTATGTGAAGCTGCGGGCTGCCGGAGGGCCGGATCGCGAGAAGGGGCAGCGGGCCAGGCCGATCGACGGGTTCCTGCCGAAGATCGAAGAACTCGTCGAGCGCTCGGGAGGCCGGGTCCGGGCGGATGTGGTCCATGAGCGGCTGGTCGCGATGGGGTTCGCCGGCGCGGAGAGGACCACGAGGCGCACGGTCGCGGAGGCCAAGGCGCAGTTCGCGGCGGGGCGGCGGCGCGTGTTCCGCCCCTGGATCGTCGAGCCTGGGCTGTGGCTGCAGTGGGACTACGGATGGGGGCCGAGGATCGGGGGCCGGGCGACGCTGCTGTGGTGCGCGTGGCTGGCGTGGTCGCGGTTCCGCGTCGTGATCCCGATCTGGGACAAGAGCCTGCCGACGGTCGTGGCGTGCATGGATGCCACGCTGCGCAGGATGGGCGGGGTCCCGGCGTTCGCGCTGACCGACAACGAGCGCACCGTGACCGCCGACCACATCGCCAGGGTCGCGGTGCGCAACCCGCAGATCGTGGAGATGGGCCGCCACTACGGGATGACCGTGCGCACCTGCGTTCCCGCCGACCCGCAGTCCAAGGGCGGCTCGGAGTCCACGGTGCGGATCTCGAAGGCGGACCTGGTGCCCACGGCGGCGAACCTGCTCGAGGAGTACCGCACCTTCGGGCAGTTGGAGAAGGCGTGCCACGATTTCTGCGACGAGGTCAACGCCCGCCCGCACCGGGAGACACGGCAGGCGCCGGCGGCGATGCTCGCTGCGGAGCGGGAGCGGCTGCATCTGCTTCCGAAGGCGCCGTTCACGGTGGTGTTCGGGACCACCCGCCGGGTGAACTGGGACGCGACCGTGTCGATGAACGGGGTCCGGTACTCGGTCCCGCACGAGCTGGCCAACACCAGGGTCTGGGTGCGCGAGGCGGGCGAGGAGGTCATCGTCACTTCCGTGGCCGAGCGCGGGGAGGCCCGCGAGGTGGCCCGGCATGCGACCGGGCGTCCCGGGACCCCAGTCCTGGACGACGCGCACTACCCGCCCCGGGCGGATGAGGCCGCGGACCGCCAGCCCAGGGCGACCACCCCGGAGGAGGCAGCGTTCCTGATGCTCGGCGCGGGTGCCAAGGCGTGGCTGGTCGAGGCCGCCGCCGCGGGAGCCAGGCGGATCCGCGCGAAGATGGCCGAGGCCGTTGCGTTCGCCAAGCTCTACGGCACCGACCAGGTCGACCGGGCCCTGGGCACGGCCGCGACGACGGGCAGGTTCGCCGACAGGGACCTGGTCTCGATCCTGGGCTACCAGGCCGGGCTCGCCCACGTGGAGCCCTCCCGGGCCTCCGAGGCCCATTCCCTCCAGCCGGGCACGGGCGGCTGGGGCCGCCTCGATGGCTCAGAGCCCGCCGCCGCCGACATGACGGGCGAGGAGGAGGACCGGTGA
- a CDS encoding mandelate racemase/muconate lactonizing enzyme family protein, producing MYDHLGGGDSSVVYGPATVERFGEAAQKAAADGFTALKILAVPTGAGLPSDDDLARAAAAMRGVREAVGDGVDIMVDLHGRTSAAGAIAYGHALAPYRPWFFEEPCQPGNPEALASVARALPFPVAAGERLISLQEFRTHLAANACAILQPDICHVGGPTGLRKIAALAESHHIPLAPHNPLGPIATAVNQHVAFATPGVIIQEVMRSDVPWRNDVVSGTFPIVDGFITEPAGPGWGVTVNEEAAAEHPYEPEIQISTRASDGSVADW from the coding sequence ATGTACGACCACCTCGGCGGAGGCGACAGCTCCGTGGTCTACGGGCCCGCCACCGTCGAACGCTTCGGAGAGGCGGCCCAGAAGGCCGCCGCCGACGGCTTCACCGCGCTGAAGATCCTCGCCGTCCCCACCGGAGCGGGCCTGCCCAGCGACGACGACCTGGCCCGAGCCGCCGCGGCGATGCGGGGGGTGCGCGAAGCGGTCGGAGACGGCGTGGACATCATGGTCGACCTCCACGGCCGCACCAGCGCCGCCGGAGCGATCGCCTACGGCCACGCCCTCGCACCCTACAGGCCCTGGTTCTTCGAAGAACCCTGCCAGCCCGGCAACCCCGAAGCACTCGCCTCCGTGGCCCGCGCCCTCCCCTTCCCTGTCGCCGCCGGAGAACGGCTGATCAGCCTCCAGGAATTCCGGACCCACCTCGCAGCCAACGCGTGCGCCATCCTCCAGCCCGACATCTGCCACGTCGGCGGCCCCACAGGGCTGCGGAAGATCGCCGCCCTGGCCGAAAGCCACCACATACCCCTGGCGCCCCACAACCCCCTCGGCCCCATCGCCACCGCCGTGAACCAGCACGTCGCCTTCGCCACCCCCGGCGTCATCATCCAGGAAGTCATGCGCTCGGACGTGCCTTGGCGGAATGACGTGGTCAGCGGGACCTTCCCGATCGTCGACGGGTTCATCACCGAACCCGCCGGCCCCGGCTGGGGCGTGACCGTCAACGAAGAAGCAGCCGCAGAACACCCCTACGAACCCGAGATCCAGATCAGCACCCGCGCCTCCGACGGATCAGTGGCCGACTGGTGA
- a CDS encoding dihydrodipicolinate synthase family protein yields the protein MPTVFNEDEELDLHGQRRVIDFLVDAKADGACVLANYSEQFSLTDEERDQVLRTTLEHAAGRIPVCVTTSHYSARIARQRTLAAQREGAAMAMLMAPFFGTTVRVDEDGVVEYFKRVTDGLAIDLMSQDAPMSPTPLPVGLLARLAAEIPQVRYVKIEMPQTADKLRALAAAAGGALPGLFDGEEAITLIPTWKPARERRGRLGGDPAPDPLREPPMRPPRHQGPDEGRPHHQQRQDQGPLGGLHPDTRAQLLEIAKRKDPLILHWA from the coding sequence GTGCCGACCGTCTTCAACGAGGACGAAGAACTCGACCTGCACGGGCAGCGGCGCGTCATCGACTTCCTGGTCGATGCCAAGGCCGACGGCGCCTGCGTCCTGGCCAACTACTCCGAGCAGTTCTCCCTCACAGACGAGGAGCGCGACCAGGTCCTCAGGACCACCCTCGAGCACGCCGCGGGCAGGATCCCCGTGTGCGTCACCACCAGCCACTACAGCGCCCGCATCGCCCGCCAGCGCACCCTGGCCGCCCAGCGGGAGGGCGCGGCCATGGCCATGCTCATGGCACCGTTCTTCGGCACCACCGTCAGGGTCGACGAGGACGGAGTGGTCGAGTACTTCAAGCGCGTCACCGACGGGCTCGCGATCGACCTCATGAGCCAGGACGCCCCCATGAGCCCCACCCCCCTGCCCGTGGGGCTGCTGGCCCGGCTCGCGGCCGAAATCCCGCAGGTCAGGTACGTGAAGATCGAGATGCCCCAGACAGCGGACAAGCTGCGCGCCCTCGCCGCAGCGGCAGGCGGGGCCCTGCCGGGACTGTTCGACGGCGAGGAGGCCATCACCCTCATCCCGACCTGGAAGCCGGCGCGAGAGCGCCGCGGCCGCCTGGGAGGAGATCCTGCCCCTGATCCACTTCGAGAACCGCCAATGCGGCCTCCGCGCCACCAAGGCCCTGATGAAGGAAGGCCGCATCATCAACAGCGACAAGACCAGGGCCCCCTCGGCGGGCTCCACCCCGACACCCGCGCCCAGCTCCTCGAGATCGCCAAACGCAAAGACCCCCTCATCCTGCACTGGGCATAA
- a CDS encoding transglycosylase domain-containing protein, with translation MAFLAVSVVCGILAAGLLGPAVATGAAAANGSVQFFDSLPSDLKVTPPAQVTRVLASDGSLIATLFTENRTDVPLSQMSMNMRNAIVAIEDYRFYQHGGIDPMGILRALTVDAGGGRQGASTLTQQYVTNVLNEDLVAQGKGSDVVLNGDKTIGDKLREMKLAIGLEQQESKDQILQGYLNIVPFSGNAYGVQAAAQYFFSEDAKDLNLPQAALLAGLVNGPGYYDPTAYPDRAVARRNLVLDAMLEHGYIDKAQHDAAVKAPLALKLNPPRQGCQYAAQAPYFCDFVLHQVENDPAYGATAKDRVQRVTSGGLTIKTTLDPRLQGPAQQQVDATTGPHPDKWGTSLVTVQPGTGKILAMAQNSRELAGQGTDFVTSYNFNVDSADANGNPLGGVGGMQPGSTLKPVTLAAWLDEGKPTNQVVDASRRVYPLNYPWRDTCTKVTGAYDDAEVGQGATNDLQNDEPGWYRPMTVREGIAQSINTATFASAAGLDDFCDIQRAADALGLHKGDKAGDKLNLSTLGNLLGGENVAPLTMANAFATFDADGTYCTPISITEVDDAHGKKIGGQNQSCQANALKPGVAQAATNVLQDVVTKGSGLLIPEKLGVPDAMKTGTNQYNNQTWVVGYTKGLATASFFGDPFNSTARLGRNLTVNGHFYPVVDGAYIAGPQWAQYMQHAYAYYDHGNFDPPPQNLITGAPAPQPPAPPSGGSTALGQPPAAAQPPAVQAPAPKHGGGKG, from the coding sequence ATGGCATTCCTGGCGGTGAGCGTGGTGTGCGGGATCCTCGCCGCCGGGCTCCTGGGCCCAGCCGTGGCTACGGGCGCGGCGGCGGCCAACGGCTCCGTGCAGTTCTTCGACAGCCTGCCGAGCGATCTGAAGGTCACACCGCCAGCGCAGGTGACCCGGGTCCTGGCCTCGGATGGTTCGCTGATCGCGACCCTGTTCACCGAGAACCGCACCGATGTGCCTTTGAGCCAGATGTCGATGAACATGCGCAACGCGATCGTCGCGATCGAGGACTACCGCTTCTACCAGCACGGCGGCATCGACCCCATGGGAATCCTGCGCGCCCTCACGGTTGATGCGGGCGGGGGCCGTCAGGGCGCCTCGACACTGACCCAGCAGTATGTGACGAACGTGCTCAACGAGGACCTCGTCGCCCAGGGCAAGGGCTCGGACGTGGTCCTCAACGGCGACAAGACGATCGGGGACAAGCTTCGGGAGATGAAGCTCGCGATCGGTCTGGAGCAGCAGGAGTCCAAGGACCAGATCCTCCAGGGCTACCTGAACATCGTCCCTTTCAGCGGCAATGCCTACGGGGTCCAGGCCGCGGCCCAGTACTTCTTCTCGGAGGACGCGAAGGACCTGAACCTGCCCCAAGCGGCCCTGCTCGCGGGCCTGGTGAACGGGCCGGGCTACTACGACCCGACCGCCTACCCCGACAGGGCGGTCGCCCGACGGAATCTCGTGCTGGACGCGATGCTCGAGCACGGGTACATCGACAAGGCCCAGCACGACGCGGCCGTCAAGGCCCCTCTCGCGCTCAAGCTGAACCCGCCGAGGCAGGGCTGCCAGTATGCGGCGCAAGCCCCGTACTTCTGCGACTTCGTCCTGCACCAGGTCGAGAACGACCCCGCGTACGGGGCCACCGCCAAGGACAGGGTCCAGCGGGTCACGAGCGGAGGGCTGACGATCAAGACGACGCTCGATCCCCGTCTGCAGGGGCCGGCCCAGCAGCAGGTCGACGCCACGACCGGGCCGCACCCGGACAAGTGGGGAACCTCTCTCGTGACGGTCCAGCCCGGAACCGGGAAGATCCTAGCCATGGCGCAGAACTCCCGCGAGCTCGCCGGCCAGGGCACCGACTTCGTCACGAGCTACAACTTCAACGTCGACAGCGCCGACGCCAACGGCAACCCGCTCGGCGGGGTGGGGGGCATGCAGCCCGGCTCGACCCTCAAGCCCGTCACCCTGGCCGCCTGGCTGGACGAGGGCAAGCCCACCAACCAGGTCGTGGACGCGTCCCGGCGCGTGTACCCCCTGAACTATCCCTGGCGGGACACCTGCACCAAGGTCACCGGCGCGTACGACGACGCCGAGGTCGGCCAGGGAGCGACCAATGACCTCCAGAACGACGAGCCCGGCTGGTACCGGCCGATGACCGTGAGGGAGGGGATCGCCCAGTCGATCAACACCGCAACCTTCGCCTCCGCGGCCGGCCTGGACGACTTCTGCGACATCCAGCGCGCGGCAGATGCCCTCGGGCTGCACAAGGGCGACAAGGCCGGGGACAAACTCAACCTCTCCACCCTCGGAAACCTCCTCGGCGGCGAGAATGTCGCCCCGCTGACGATGGCCAACGCCTTCGCCACCTTCGACGCCGACGGGACGTACTGCACGCCGATCTCGATCACGGAGGTTGACGACGCCCACGGCAAGAAGATCGGCGGCCAGAACCAGAGCTGTCAGGCGAACGCCCTCAAGCCCGGGGTCGCGCAGGCGGCGACGAACGTCCTCCAGGATGTCGTGACCAAGGGCTCAGGCCTGCTCATTCCCGAGAAGCTCGGCGTCCCGGACGCGATGAAGACCGGCACCAACCAGTACAACAACCAGACCTGGGTCGTCGGATACACCAAGGGCCTGGCCACGGCCTCGTTCTTCGGCGATCCCTTCAACTCCACAGCCAGGCTCGGACGCAACCTGACAGTCAACGGACACTTCTATCCCGTCGTCGACGGCGCCTACATCGCTGGTCCGCAATGGGCCCAGTACATGCAGCATGCGTACGCGTACTACGACCACGGGAACTTCGATCCGCCGCCCCAGAACCTCATCACGGGCGCCCCCGCGCCCCAGCCCCCCGCACCCCCCTCGGGCGGCAGCACCGCACTCGGCCAGCCCCCGGCGGCCGCCCAGCCTCCCGCAGTCCAGGCCCCGGCGCCGAAGCACGGGGGCGGCAAGGGGTAG